CCGCAGGTGCAGTCATCAAGACTGCCCCTGAGCTGCCCAAGATCGACCGTTACTAAGTAACGCCAGTGGTTGCCGGGGCCGCACTGAGGCCCCGGCAACCACGGTCTTCACCCCCGTCCACGCCCACAGCCAAAGGATCCAATGGACGTCATTCTTGAAAACCTGCCTCTTTACTGGAACGGTTTTCTCCGCACACTTTTCCTTTCCGTCGTTTCCGGGGTGATCGCGCTGGTGCTCGGAACCCTGCTTGCGGCAGCGAGGGTTTCCCCGGTGGCAGCACTGCGCGGATTCAGCACCGTCTACGTGGAAGTTCTCCGGAACACCCCGCTGACCATCGCCTTTTTCTTCGCAGCAGTTGTGCTCCCCCGGCTCGGAGTGAAATTCGAGCAGTTCGAAATCGCCGCCATCATTGCCCTCAGTAGCTACACCGCAGCGTTCATCGCCGAAGCTGTCCGCTCAGGTGTCAACAGCGTTCCCGTGGGCCAGGCTGAAGCCGCCCGCAGTATCGGCATGAACTTCGGGCAGGTCCTGAACCTCATCATCCTCCCGCAGGCCCTGCGGACGGTGATCCCGCCGCTGATCAACATCCTGATCGCCCTGGTGAAGAACTCCTCCGTGGCCGGCGCGTTCTTTGTCCTCGAACTGTTCGGCTACGGCCGGCAGCTGGCCAACGCCAACGGTGACGCCGTCATCCCGGTCCTGCTCGGCGTTGCTTTCTTCTATCTGCTCCTCACCGTTCCGCTGGGCATCCTGGCCAGCACGGTGGAACGAAAGGTGGCGATTGCCCGATGAGCTCGGTACTCTACGACGTTCCCGGCCCCAAGGCCCGCCGGATCTCCCTGATCGGTTCAGTGGTCGGTTCACTGCTGATCCTGGGCCTGCTCGCCTGGATCGTCATGACCCTCGCCCAGCAGGGCATTTTCGAGGGCCGCCGGTGGCAGATCTTCACCCGCGGCGACGTGTGGGCACTCCTCGGCAACGGCCTGGGCGCGACCCTCAGCGCCGCAGCCCTGGCAGCGGTCATCGCTTTCCCGCTGGGACTGGCGCTCTGCCTCCTTCGTATCTCTGATGCCGCGTTCATCCGGGTTCCCACGCGGGTGGTGCTGGAGTTCCTCCGCGGCATGCCCGTGGTCCTGATGATGCTGTTCGTCCTGCTGGGCTTTGGCACCTCGTCGTTCGTCGCCGTCGTGACCGGCCTGGTGCTGTACAACTCGGCAGTGTTCGCCGAGATTATCCGCGCCGGCATCCAGTCGCTGCCTAAGGGGCAGCGCGAAGCGGGCCTGGCCATTGGCCTGACCAGCTTCAAGTCCCGGATGCTGATCGAACTGCCCCAGGCAATCCGGCGCATGATGCCCTCACTCGTGGCACAGATGGTGGTGCTCCTCAAGGACACCTCGCTGGGCTACATCGTGGCGTACGGCGAACTCCTGCGCGCCGTGCAGGTGATGGCGGACTTCCTGGGCACCCAGTTCCTGTTCCCCATCTTCTTTGTGGCCGCGGCGATCTACATCGCCATCAACATCCTTGTGTCACGCATCGCGGTGTGGATCGAGCGCCGAGGGTCCAAGAAGGCAGCCGGTGGTGTGGCCAAGGCCGAACCCGAAAAGGCCGAGGCCCCGGTTCCCTGACCGTTCCTCAGCATGATGGCCCGGACCAGCAGGTCCGGGCCATCCAGGTTAAAGGGCTGTGAGGATTGCCATGGCTGGTTTGGGACTAGCTGGCAGGGTAGGTCCTGGCCGTTCCGCGCCCTGTCGTGACTCATTAATGAGCTGGCCCCGGTGCCTTCCGTTTGACCTGTCTGGCGAGGAGCGGGCGGCGGGGTCCTGCCCGGCCCACCCGGTAACTTGATTAGAAGGTTGTCCGCCCATGTGGACATGGCTCATCAGTGCTGTTCCGAGGTGACCTCTTCCCGGACTGGTTCCGGCCGAACGCGGCCTGACCACATCCGTAAAAGAGGAAGATGCCAAACACCATGCCGGTCGTCGCGCATTCATATCCATATGTCATAGGTGTCTTACGGCATGGTCTCACGATGGTCCTCTACGTTCCGGAGGCAGCTTTGCCTCACTGGCGGGCGTCAACCCGATACCGGCATTATCGGGCAACACGGCCAGACACAGGCTCAACCGGGAGGTGACAGAAGCCTGAACAAAGCCCTGCACATGGTAGCGATGAGCAGAATGGCCTTCGACCCGGAAACAATCAAATACGCCGAGAAGCGCCAATCCGAAGGACGAACAAAAAAAGGAAATCCGCCGGTGCGTGAAGCGCTGTCTCGCACGACGGTTCTACAGAACATTCAACGCGTCAAACCCGCTCGCTGGCCAAGGATGACAATTGTTGAAGGGTATATTTTCGACCGGTTCTGGAGAGGCACTTCGCATTCGTTCAGGTGTCCATTCGCGCTGCTCTCCCTCTTTGGGCGTAGTGACCTGAGAATCTGTTGACCCCTCTCTTCTCGGAGGGCGCGCGATTGAAGGGGCATCGGCACAGGAGTGGCGTTCCGCATCTGTTCTTCGGTGAGCGGGACGGATCTTGTGCCGCAGCTTGATGCCGTCGCAGAATCAGCGGAAGTGGCAACTGGTTCTGGGGAATCGGTTGGGAGCTGGGCTGTCTCCCGACAGTCGCTTCCGTCGGCTATGCTTGCGGCCTCACTAGCGTCGGGGGAAGGCCCTGCAGATTGCAGCGGTGGCTCGTGCCGATCTTCTCTCTGCCCACTTTCGCCGGCATTTCCGCAGCCGGTGACGGAGAAGATAAGGAGGCATGCAGCAGTTAACCCCCGGATCGCTCTCGAACGTCCCATTTGGTGATTGTCCCCCTACGCGGATCACAAAGGCAGGGGTTCAGGCGAAACCTCTGCTTTCAATCTGAGGACCATTCACTTTCCTCTTGAGAAAAGGGTGACGCTGGTGCTCGTCTTCTCTGCTTAACCCGCGAGGGCTTCAGGGTTGCACCTCGTTGCCCTTTCTCTTGACGTCGTGCAACGGGAGTGCTGATCGAAAGTCTGGCAAAATGACCATCCAGACACGCGGCGCCATGCGCTCTCCCGCAGTTGCGGCTCGCATCATCCTTCTGGCCTTGCTCGTTCTTTGGATAGCGCAGCCCGCCCTGCCTGGTTGGGGATGCGCGGCCAGTTTTCCGGCAATGTGCCCTCCGCATTTGTTGCCTGTTCGTGCATCGTTCATCAGCGCAGGCATCCTCGTCGCACTGCTTGCAACTGTCATCGCCGGGGTACTGCTTCGGCGGTCCCGGGCAAACGGCTGGCTGGGCGGTATGTCCCGAATTGTCGTCTTCTCCGTGCCTGTAATCCTGGTCCTGACAGTCGTCGCGCACTTCCTGATACCGCAGCCCTGATTCGAGCTTGCTTGGCGCGGGTTGTTGTCCCGGACGTCGAAAAGCCATGGCTGCAAGCCGGTCCCACTGAGGAAACGCTCTACCAGCAACTCCTCAGTCGGGAGCGCGCACTCCTGGGTTATCTGCCGCCAAGGATGTGGCGTTTGGCGGCGCTAAATTCCTCGTCGGAAAGCGCGCCACTTCTATGGAGTTCTGCAAGGAGGGCAAGTTCCGCCGCCAGGGACTTCTTGCCCGCCATCTTGCTGAAGATCACTCGGCGCTCTCTAGTGGGTTCAGCCGGCGCCGGATTCAGCTCATGCGCCCGTGATGAGCTGGTGACGGCGTAGGTGATTAGCAGGGTGATCGCGAGGACTCCAAGGGCAATTCCCAACGGGATGCGAAACGGCTCCGTGGCGTTTATCAAGACAGCAAGGAGTGCCCCGGCAACGGCTGCACATAGCCCAGCTATCCGAAGCGTCGTTCGGCTAATGCCGAACGTAAATGTGTATCCCTCGGCCTCGGCCGAAACCAAGTGTTCGTTCATCTGCCGAGAATAGCCCTGCGAACGCTTCTTGAACATCCTGCGGACCGTGGTCAGGGGCATGCGTTCACAACTGCAACGTTCTGCGGCACTTCGGAAGGACGAACAAAAAAGAAATCCGTCGATGCGTGAAGCACGATCTCGCACGACGGACCTACAGAACTCTCAACCCGTCAAGCCTGCTCGCTTGCCAGCTTGACAACTATAGAGGACCAAATGCCGCTTGAGGGGCCATGCCTCTTAAGGACATGCCTGCACCATCAGCCTCCCAGCCAGGCCTGCAGCGCCTGCAGGCATTTGCGGATGGCGTCGGCATGAACGTGTTCGTTGTCTTTATGCGCCAGCAAGGCATCCCCCGGCCCGAAGTTCACCGCAGGGATCCCCAGCTCGCTGAAGCGCGCGACGTCGGTCCAGCCGTATTTGGGCTTCGGCTCGGCTCCCACGGCGGCAAGAAAGGAAGCGGCGGCAGGGTGCTGGAGCCCGGGCCGTGCCCCGGCCGCGGCATCAGTGCGGACGACGTCAAAACCCTCAAGGAGCTCCCGCACCACGGCTTCGGCCTGGTCCGGGGTCTTGTCCGGGGCAAACCGGTAGTTGATTTCCACCACGCACCGGTCCGGAATGACATTGCCGGCAGTGCCGCCGTTGATTCTTACCGCGTTCAGGCTCTCGCGATAATCCAGGCCGTCCACATTGACCGTCAGCGGCTCATAAGCAGCCAGCCGGGCCAGGATCGGCGCCGCCGCGTGGATGGCGTTGCTGCCCATCCAGGCCCGGGCGGAGTGGGCGGCCTCCCCCACGGTTGTCGCTTCGAACCTGCTGGTCCCGTTGCACCCGCCTTCCACAGTGCCGTCAGTGGGTTCGAGCAGGATGGCGAAATCCCCGCCCAGCAGATCACCGTGGTTGCGGACCAGCCGGCCCAGGCCGCTCTTCACGGCTTCCACTTCCTCGTGGTCGTAAAAAACAAAGGTGACGTCCCGCTTCGGCGCGGTACCGCCGTCGAACATTGTGGCAGCCAACGCGAGCTGGACGGCCACGCCGCCCTTCATGTCCGTGGCGCCGCGGCCGTACAGGACGCCCTCCCCGGGGACACCGGATTCCCAGCTGGACGGCACCGTGCCCCGGGACCCCTCAGCAAGGGGCAACGGAACGGTGTCCAGGTGTCCTGCCAGGATGACGCGTTCCGGATTGCCCAGCTCGGTCCGGGCGATGATGGCATCCCCGTCCCGCACGATACGCAGTTCCGGGATGGTGCGCAGGCCCGCCTCGACGGCGTCGGCCAGTTCCGTTTCATTGCCGGACACACTGTCGATGTCCATGATCGCGGCGGTCAGGAGCGCAACATCCTGGCGGAGGTCAAGTGGAAGGGTGGAAGGTTCCGGGGCGGTTTCGGCAGTCACGAAGCCAGTCTAGTTCGGAGCAGGTCCCCGCCCGTCGATAGACTGGGGCAATGACTGAGACTGCTTCCTCCGCTGTGCCCGAAACCCAGACTGCCTCCACTGAAGAACGTTCCGCCTACGGCTTTGGCGTGGCCACCATCGCCACTGCCAGCGGCGATGCTACCGTCCTGGATGTCTGGTTCCCGGCACCCGTGCTGGGCGTCGCTGCCGATAACCTGCACGCCGTGGGGAACGCGGACGAGGCACTCACCCGCATCGCAGAAGCCGGCACGGACGAGGACCGCGGCACCGAACAGAAGGTGGTCTTTGTGCAGATCAACCTCGATGAGGCCCCGGCCGACACCGCTGACGCCTACCTGCGCCTGCACCTGCTCTCGCACCGCCTGGTCCGGCCGAACACCATCAACCTCGACGGCATCTTCGGCAAGCTGCCCAACGTCGTCTGGACCAACTTCGGCCCTGCCGCCGTGGAAGGCTTCGAACTGACCCGCGCCCGGCTGCGGCGCCGTGGCGCCGTTACCGTTTACGGCATCGACAAGTTTCCCCGCATGGTGGACTACGTCGTGCCCACCGGCGTCAGGATTGCCGACGCCGACCGCGTCCGCCTGGGAGCGCACCTCGCCGAAGGCACCACTGTGATGCACGAAGGCTTCGTCAACTTCAATGCCGGAACCCTGGGCACCTCCATGGTTGAGGGCCGGATTTCCGCCGGCGTGGTGACCGGTGACGGCAGCGACGTCGGCGGCGGCGCCTCGATTATGGGCACCCTGTCCGGCGGCGGCAAGGAAAAGATCACCATCGGCGAGCGGGTCCTGCTTGGCGCCAACTCCGGTGTGGGCATCAGCATCGGCGACGATTCCGTTGTCGAAGCCGGCCTCTACGTGACGGCGGGCACCCGCGTGCGCATACCCGGTCCCAAGGACGAGGTGGGCGAGGACACCACCAGGATCGTCAAGGCCGCCGAACTCTCCGGTGTCCCCAACCTGCTGTTCCGCCGCAACTCCACTACGGGCGCCGTGGAGGTACTCCCCCGCGCCGGCCAGACCGTGGAGCTGAATGACGCCCTGCACGCCAACTGATCCTTCGATGGCACGAAGACGCGGCCTTCGCCGTCTGCTGGTGCTGCTGCTAACGCTGGCCCTGGTGGCCGGCGGCGTCTATGCGGCGGTGTTTTTTGTGCAACGTTCCGAGACCCTTGTTTCGGAACGGTGCACCGCCGTCGTGAATGGTGAGACGGCCGAACTGGCTCCCGACCAGGCTGTCTACGCTTCCCTGATCACTGCCGTGGCGGTCCAGCGCGGGCTCCCGCCCCGGGCCGCGACCATAGCCTTGGCTACCGCCATGCAGGAGTCCAAGCTCCGCAACATTGAGCACGGCGACCAGGCCGGCCCGGATTCGCGGGGGCTGTTCCAGCAGCGTCCTTCCCAGGGCTGGGGAACGGCAGAGCAGATCATGGACCCCTTTTACGCCACCAACGCTTTTTACGATGCACTGGTGAAGATCCCAGGTTACGAGTCGCTTGAGATCACGGCGGCGGCGCAGCGGGTGCAACGATCGGCGTTTCCCGCCGCTTATGCCCAGCACGAGCAGATGGGACGCTTTTTTGCCTCCGGGCTGTCCGGCCAGACGCCCGAAGCCATTCAGTGCACCCTCCGCTCGGCAGGTGCCGCCGGCGATCCCACCGCCGTTTCCGGCAAGCTTGCCCAGGCCTACGGACTCTCGGGTTCGGCCGTGGACAACCAGACGCTGGTGGTGGAAGCCGGCGGCAGCCAGGCTTGGTCGGTGGCGCAATGGGCCGTAGCCAACGCCAAGACCCTCGATGTCACGCAGGTGGAGGTCGCCGGGCGGAGCTGGAACCGCACCGAGCGGGACGGCTGGCAGGAATCGGCCGCCCCGGATGGCCAGGTACGGATTACGGTGTCACCGGCAGGCACAGGGGCCTGAGGCACCCCTAGCGTCTTTCCTTGCTCATTCTCTTCTAGACGAGGATTTCCACCACGGGCTGG
This genomic interval from Arthrobacter sp. SLBN-100 contains the following:
- a CDS encoding amino acid ABC transporter permease, which codes for MDVILENLPLYWNGFLRTLFLSVVSGVIALVLGTLLAAARVSPVAALRGFSTVYVEVLRNTPLTIAFFFAAVVLPRLGVKFEQFEIAAIIALSSYTAAFIAEAVRSGVNSVPVGQAEAARSIGMNFGQVLNLIILPQALRTVIPPLINILIALVKNSSVAGAFFVLELFGYGRQLANANGDAVIPVLLGVAFFYLLLTVPLGILASTVERKVAIAR
- a CDS encoding amino acid ABC transporter permease, coding for MSSVLYDVPGPKARRISLIGSVVGSLLILGLLAWIVMTLAQQGIFEGRRWQIFTRGDVWALLGNGLGATLSAAALAAVIAFPLGLALCLLRISDAAFIRVPTRVVLEFLRGMPVVLMMLFVLLGFGTSSFVAVVTGLVLYNSAVFAEIIRAGIQSLPKGQREAGLAIGLTSFKSRMLIELPQAIRRMMPSLVAQMVVLLKDTSLGYIVAYGELLRAVQVMADFLGTQFLFPIFFVAAAIYIAINILVSRIAVWIERRGSKKAAGGVAKAEPEKAEAPVP
- a CDS encoding SHOCT domain-containing protein, giving the protein MFKKRSQGYSRQMNEHLVSAEAEGYTFTFGISRTTLRIAGLCAAVAGALLAVLINATEPFRIPLGIALGVLAITLLITYAVTSSSRAHELNPAPAEPTRERRVIFSKMAGKKSLAAELALLAELHRSGALSDEEFSAAKRHILGGR
- the dapE gene encoding succinyl-diaminopimelate desuccinylase, with the protein product MTAETAPEPSTLPLDLRQDVALLTAAIMDIDSVSGNETELADAVEAGLRTIPELRIVRDGDAIIARTELGNPERVILAGHLDTVPLPLAEGSRGTVPSSWESGVPGEGVLYGRGATDMKGGVAVQLALAATMFDGGTAPKRDVTFVFYDHEEVEAVKSGLGRLVRNHGDLLGGDFAILLEPTDGTVEGGCNGTSRFEATTVGEAAHSARAWMGSNAIHAAAPILARLAAYEPLTVNVDGLDYRESLNAVRINGGTAGNVIPDRCVVEINYRFAPDKTPDQAEAVVRELLEGFDVVRTDAAAGARPGLQHPAAASFLAAVGAEPKPKYGWTDVARFSELGIPAVNFGPGDALLAHKDNEHVHADAIRKCLQALQAWLGG
- the dapD gene encoding 2,3,4,5-tetrahydropyridine-2,6-dicarboxylate N-succinyltransferase — protein: MTETASSAVPETQTASTEERSAYGFGVATIATASGDATVLDVWFPAPVLGVAADNLHAVGNADEALTRIAEAGTDEDRGTEQKVVFVQINLDEAPADTADAYLRLHLLSHRLVRPNTINLDGIFGKLPNVVWTNFGPAAVEGFELTRARLRRRGAVTVYGIDKFPRMVDYVVPTGVRIADADRVRLGAHLAEGTTVMHEGFVNFNAGTLGTSMVEGRISAGVVTGDGSDVGGGASIMGTLSGGGKEKITIGERVLLGANSGVGISIGDDSVVEAGLYVTAGTRVRIPGPKDEVGEDTTRIVKAAELSGVPNLLFRRNSTTGAVEVLPRAGQTVELNDALHAN